The following are from one region of the Mesorhizobium sp. B2-8-5 genome:
- a CDS encoding EF-hand domain-containing protein, with the protein MIRPTIFVVALGLQTAAAVAQTTTPPPAPAQTAPSSSAAATDKSGLTLEKFEARREKAFMRADTDNDGKVSLAEWTAFQTARKAKGDPAKSFARMDTNKDGFVDKGEVDAFLAKRFARLDKNSDGVLSADERPGHKSAPNQEQ; encoded by the coding sequence ATGATCCGCCCCACGATATTTGTCGTTGCCCTTGGCCTGCAGACCGCGGCCGCGGTCGCCCAGACAACGACGCCGCCCCCTGCCCCGGCCCAGACGGCGCCGAGCAGCTCGGCTGCCGCCACGGACAAGTCCGGCCTCACCCTGGAAAAGTTCGAAGCACGCCGGGAAAAGGCGTTCATGCGGGCCGACACCGACAATGACGGCAAGGTCAGCCTCGCCGAATGGACCGCTTTCCAGACCGCCCGCAAGGCCAAGGGCGATCCGGCCAAATCCTTCGCGCGCATGGACACCAACAAGGACGGCTTCGTCGACAAGGGCGAGGTCGACGCCTTCCTCGCCAAGCGCTTCGCCAGGCTCGACAAGAATAGCGACGGCGTGCTTAGCGCCGACGAGAGGCCGGGCCACAAATCCGCTCCCAATCAGGAGCAATGA
- a CDS encoding cisplatin damage response ATP-dependent DNA ligase — protein sequence MNRFAELLDRLVLTPSRNGKLTLLTDYFRSVEDPDRGLALAAITGDLNIAAVKPAMLRALVVERMDPVLFGYSYDYVGDLAETVSLVWPQPQGHIPNHVPTLAEVVGRLQAASRSDGPKVLSRLLDDASISARFAIIKLVTGGLRIGVSARLAKQALADLGQVDVAEIEELWHGLAPPYTELFAWLEGRAEKPRSAALALFRPAMLSNAVGDNDLEKLDPADYAAEWKWDGIRVQAVCEGGVRRLYSRTSDDVSGAFPDLAAAMNFEAALDGELLVGDPREATGTFSDLQQRLNRKSVSPKIQQQYPAFMRCYDALQIDGEDLRALPFGERRKRLEAFVGTLDPSRFDLSPFVAFSDWETLERLRQAPPHPIIEGVMLKRWDSPYLAGRPKGPWFKWKRDPHTIDAVLMYAQRGHGKRSSFYSDYTFGVWSGPRGSEELVPVGKAYFGFTDEELREIDKYVRDNTIERFGPVRSVRADRGNGLVLEVAFEGLNRSTRHKSGIAMRFPRISRLRWDKPAAEADRIETLQALLDG from the coding sequence ATGAACCGCTTCGCCGAGCTCCTCGACCGTCTGGTGCTGACGCCGTCGCGCAACGGCAAGCTGACGCTGCTCACCGATTATTTCCGCAGCGTCGAGGACCCCGATCGCGGGCTGGCGCTGGCGGCGATCACGGGCGATCTCAACATCGCGGCGGTGAAGCCGGCGATGCTGCGCGCGCTGGTGGTCGAGCGCATGGATCCGGTGCTGTTTGGCTATTCCTACGACTATGTCGGCGACCTCGCCGAGACCGTGTCGTTGGTCTGGCCGCAACCGCAAGGGCATATCCCCAATCATGTGCCGACGCTTGCCGAGGTGGTCGGCAGGCTGCAGGCGGCGAGCCGTTCCGACGGGCCGAAGGTGCTGTCACGGCTGCTCGACGACGCCAGCATCTCGGCGCGCTTCGCCATCATCAAGCTGGTCACTGGCGGCCTGCGCATCGGCGTGTCGGCGCGGCTCGCCAAGCAGGCGCTGGCCGACCTCGGCCAAGTCGACGTAGCCGAGATCGAGGAGCTCTGGCACGGTCTGGCGCCGCCCTACACCGAGCTGTTCGCCTGGCTGGAGGGCCGGGCGGAAAAGCCGAGGAGCGCCGCACTCGCGCTGTTCCGGCCGGCGATGCTTTCCAATGCCGTTGGCGACAACGACCTCGAAAAACTCGATCCGGCCGATTATGCGGCGGAATGGAAGTGGGACGGCATCCGCGTGCAGGCAGTGTGCGAAGGCGGCGTGCGCAGGCTCTATTCGCGCACCAGCGATGACGTGTCCGGCGCCTTCCCGGACCTCGCCGCGGCCATGAATTTCGAAGCGGCGCTGGACGGCGAGCTGCTGGTCGGCGACCCGCGCGAGGCGACCGGAACCTTTTCCGACCTGCAGCAGCGGCTGAACCGCAAGAGCGTCTCGCCGAAGATCCAGCAGCAATATCCGGCCTTCATGCGCTGCTACGACGCGCTGCAGATCGACGGCGAGGATCTGCGCGCGCTGCCCTTCGGCGAGCGCCGCAAGCGCCTCGAAGCCTTCGTCGGGACGCTCGATCCCAGCCGCTTCGATCTCTCGCCCTTTGTCGCGTTCTCCGACTGGGAGACGCTGGAGCGGCTGCGCCAGGCGCCGCCGCATCCGATCATCGAAGGGGTGATGCTGAAGCGCTGGGATTCGCCCTACCTTGCAGGCCGGCCGAAGGGCCCCTGGTTCAAATGGAAGCGCGATCCGCACACCATCGACGCGGTGCTGATGTATGCGCAGCGCGGCCACGGCAAGCGCTCCAGCTTCTATTCCGACTACACGTTCGGCGTCTGGTCCGGCCCCAGGGGTTCGGAAGAGCTGGTGCCGGTCGGCAAAGCCTATTTCGGCTTCACCGACGAGGAGTTGAGAGAGATCGACAAATATGTGCGCGACAACACGATCGAGCGTTTCGGGCCGGTGCGCTCGGTGCGCGCCGACCGCGGGAACGGCCTGGTGCTGGAGGTGGCGTTCGAAGGCCTCAACCGCTCGACCCGCCACAAATCGGGCATCGCGATGCGCTTTCCCCGCATCTCGCGGTTGCGCTGGGACAAGCCGGCCGCGGAAGCCGATCGCATCGAAACGCTGCAGGCGCTGCTGGACGGCTAG
- a CDS encoding DUF1800 domain-containing protein — protein MAAPFANSVSPDPALVALNRFGLGAKPGDELGKIAADPRGYLEAELKQQDIALISPDDPRNTGLLDGTAAIQASMAAAMERKAARDETAAAAIQPMATDDPVGPAVAKAKPMVPRVEADIYRDEAQARFDKALTATPGFVERLVGFWSNHFCVSVAKAPVVRASAGAFEREAIRPFVLGRFADMLLAVEHHPAMLFYLDNRQSIGPDSRAGKQRGRGLNENLAREILELHTLGVGSGYTQADVTSFAAMLTGWTMAGREGRLGEPGSFVFNANAHQPGQAVLLGKTYAEGGMGQAEAALNDIARHTATAQHIASKLARHFIADDPPPAAVARLAAAFTKTDGDLRAIALTLIDMPETWSTPLTKLRSPLDYVVALRRAVGATAGNEPQRSLRWLSVLGEPLWRPPGPNGFSDRTDAWVSAEGLKTRLDIAWQAAKQADDIGDPDEMLASLIGTSVSAETRQAISRAESRQQGLALLLMAPEFQRR, from the coding sequence TTGGCCGCACCGTTTGCAAATTCCGTCTCGCCGGACCCCGCCCTGGTGGCGCTCAACCGGTTCGGCCTCGGCGCGAAACCCGGCGACGAGCTCGGCAAGATCGCCGCCGATCCGCGTGGCTACCTCGAGGCTGAGCTCAAACAGCAGGACATCGCGCTCATTTCCCCCGACGATCCGCGTAATACCGGGTTGCTGGACGGCACCGCGGCGATCCAGGCCAGCATGGCGGCAGCCATGGAGCGCAAGGCGGCGCGGGACGAGACGGCGGCCGCCGCTATTCAGCCGATGGCAACGGATGATCCAGTCGGCCCGGCCGTGGCAAAAGCCAAACCCATGGTGCCGCGTGTCGAGGCCGATATCTATCGCGACGAAGCGCAGGCCCGGTTCGACAAGGCGCTCACTGCGACGCCCGGCTTCGTAGAGCGCCTGGTCGGCTTCTGGTCGAACCATTTCTGCGTTTCCGTCGCCAAGGCACCGGTCGTGCGGGCCAGCGCCGGCGCCTTCGAGCGCGAGGCGATCCGGCCCTTCGTGCTCGGCCGCTTCGCCGACATGCTGCTGGCCGTCGAGCATCATCCCGCGATGCTGTTTTACCTCGACAACCGGCAGTCCATCGGCCCCGATTCCCGCGCCGGCAAGCAGCGCGGACGCGGTCTCAACGAGAACCTCGCCCGCGAGATCCTGGAGCTGCACACGCTGGGCGTCGGCAGCGGCTATACTCAGGCCGACGTCACCAGTTTCGCCGCCATGCTGACCGGCTGGACGATGGCCGGGCGCGAGGGGCGGCTGGGGGAGCCGGGAAGCTTCGTCTTCAACGCCAATGCGCATCAGCCGGGCCAGGCGGTGCTGCTCGGCAAGACCTATGCCGAGGGCGGCATGGGCCAGGCGGAGGCGGCGCTCAACGACATTGCCCGCCATACGGCCACCGCGCAGCACATTGCCAGCAAGCTTGCCCGTCACTTCATCGCGGACGATCCGCCGCCGGCGGCGGTCGCTCGCCTGGCCGCGGCCTTCACCAAGACCGACGGCGACCTGCGCGCGATCGCGTTGACGCTGATCGACATGCCCGAAACCTGGTCGACGCCGCTCACGAAGCTGCGCTCGCCCTTGGACTATGTCGTGGCGCTGCGGCGGGCGGTCGGCGCTACCGCCGGCAACGAACCGCAACGATCGCTCCGCTGGCTGAGCGTGCTCGGCGAACCGTTGTGGCGACCGCCGGGGCCGAACGGCTTTTCCGACCGGACGGACGCATGGGTTTCCGCCGAGGGCCTCAAGACGCGACTGGACATCGCCTGGCAGGCGGCGAAGCAGGCGGACGATATCGGCGATCCAGACGAGATGCTGGCGTCGCTGATCGGCACCTCCGTCTCGGCCGAGACGCGGCAGGCGATTTCCCGCGCGGAGTCCAGGCAGCAAGGCCTGGCGCTGCTGTTGATGGCGCCGGAATTTCAGCGCCGGTAA
- a CDS encoding periplasmic heavy metal sensor — MSPRLVAASLVLNVFLIGAVAGGAGWLIGKSNPGYSLESAGGRLPAADRKIFRQALREVRRESRDVILDGQAARREAANLLQQPALDTNALAAALERARNADVTVRTRLEQRIIEFAASGSPEDRRLLADALLRRAGRQPPAKKSP, encoded by the coding sequence ATGAGCCCCCGTCTTGTCGCGGCATCGCTGGTGCTGAATGTTTTTCTGATCGGCGCGGTGGCGGGCGGCGCCGGCTGGCTGATCGGCAAGTCGAATCCGGGCTATTCGCTGGAATCGGCCGGCGGCCGGTTGCCTGCCGCCGATCGCAAGATCTTCCGCCAGGCGTTGCGCGAGGTTCGCCGCGAGTCCCGCGACGTGATCCTCGACGGCCAGGCCGCGCGGCGTGAGGCGGCGAACCTCCTGCAACAGCCGGCTCTCGACACCAACGCGCTTGCCGCCGCCCTGGAGCGCGCGCGCAATGCCGATGTCACCGTGCGCACCCGGCTCGAGCAACGCATCATCGAGTTCGCCGCATCGGGCTCGCCGGAAGACCGCCGGCTGCTGGCCGACGCCCTGCTTCGGCGTGCCGGCAGGCAGCCACCCGCAAAAAAATCGCCATAG
- a CDS encoding RNA polymerase sigma factor — MGADPDEELVRRIGAGDPAAVQAMVARKLPRILALAARMLGDAAEAEDVAQETFVRIWRHASGWRQGQARFDTWIHRVALNLCYDRLRRRREWTTDELPEVADEAPLPDAMAGDEERRVNQALQRIAPRQREAIVLVYYQELSNIEAAGAMQVSVDALESLLARGRRALQAMLAGDGDD; from the coding sequence ATGGGCGCCGATCCGGACGAGGAGCTGGTACGCCGCATCGGCGCCGGCGACCCCGCCGCCGTGCAGGCGATGGTGGCGCGCAAGCTGCCGCGCATCCTGGCCCTGGCCGCCCGGATGCTCGGCGACGCGGCGGAGGCCGAGGACGTCGCCCAGGAAACCTTCGTGCGCATCTGGCGCCACGCCTCGGGCTGGCGCCAGGGGCAGGCGCGCTTCGACACCTGGATCCACCGCGTCGCGCTCAATCTCTGCTACGACCGGCTGCGGCGCCGGCGCGAATGGACGACGGACGAGTTGCCGGAGGTGGCCGATGAAGCGCCGCTTCCAGATGCAATGGCGGGCGACGAAGAGCGCAGGGTCAACCAGGCGCTGCAGCGCATCGCGCCGCGCCAGCGCGAGGCGATCGTGCTGGTGTATTATCAGGAGCTGTCCAACATCGAGGCCGCCGGCGCCATGCAGGTCAGCGTCGACGCGCTGGAAAGCCTGCTCGCGCGCGGCCGGCGCGCTCTGCAGGCCATGCTCGCGGGAGATGGCGATGACTGA
- a CDS encoding GCG_CRPN prefix-to-repeats domain-containing protein has translation MNSLTKYSLAAALAIGGTAAASAASAMPIAPVAPAPAMIEHVAWGCGPGWHPNHWGRCVPNRRVIYPGYYYWGGPRVYIGPVWHPYHRWHHWRRW, from the coding sequence ATGAACAGTCTGACGAAGTATTCGCTTGCGGCCGCGCTCGCCATCGGCGGAACGGCGGCCGCAAGCGCCGCCTCGGCGATGCCGATCGCACCGGTTGCGCCGGCGCCCGCAATGATAGAGCACGTCGCCTGGGGCTGCGGTCCGGGCTGGCATCCCAACCACTGGGGCCGCTGCGTGCCCAATCGCCGCGTGATCTATCCCGGCTATTATTACTGGGGCGGACCGCGCGTCTATATCGGCCCGGTCTGGCATCCTTACCACCGCTGGCACCACTGGCGCCGCTGGTAA